In the genome of Chryseobacterium oryzae, one region contains:
- a CDS encoding acyl-CoA carboxylase subunit beta, translating to MDIEFNKREDQNKLKLSEINRLFNEIKKGGGEKRLQKLRDEGKMTARERIDYLLDKNSDSIEIGAFAGYEMYEEHGGCPSGGVVVVMGYVSGRQCIVVANDASVKAGAWFPITGKKNLRAQEIAMENRLPIIYLVDSAGVYLPMQDEIFPDKEMFGRIFRNNAKMSAAGIIQISAVMGSCVAGGAYLPIMSDEAMIVDKTGSIFLAGSYLVKAAIGESIDNETLGGATTHCSISGVTDYKAKDDKDALDRIKNIMKSVGTYEKAGFDRIESFPPKEKPENIFGIMPVSRAEQYDTTDIIKCLVDNSEFEEYKPDYGKSIICATARIDGWSVGIVANQRKLVKSGKGEMQFGGVIYSDSADKATRFIANCNQRKIPLVFLQDVTGFMVGSKSEHGGIIKDGAKMVNAVSNSVVPKFTIITGNSYGAGNYAMCGKAYDPRLIVAWPWADLAVMGGAQAAKVLAQIQESTLKKQGKEISAEEHKEILDTISKKYQKQTEATYAAARLWTDAIINPIDTRKWISMGIEAADHSPITEKFNLGVIQV from the coding sequence ATGGATATTGAATTTAATAAAAGGGAAGATCAGAATAAATTAAAACTTTCTGAAATTAACCGTCTCTTCAACGAAATTAAAAAAGGAGGTGGCGAAAAAAGACTTCAGAAACTTCGTGATGAAGGAAAAATGACGGCAAGAGAAAGAATAGATTATCTTCTTGATAAAAATTCAGATTCTATAGAAATCGGAGCTTTTGCCGGATACGAAATGTATGAAGAACATGGAGGCTGCCCAAGTGGTGGTGTGGTGGTGGTGATGGGATATGTTTCCGGAAGACAATGTATTGTTGTTGCCAATGATGCTTCTGTAAAAGCTGGAGCCTGGTTTCCTATAACCGGCAAAAAAAACCTGAGAGCACAGGAAATTGCGATGGAAAACAGACTCCCAATTATCTATTTGGTAGATTCTGCAGGTGTTTATCTTCCTATGCAGGACGAAATTTTTCCTGATAAAGAAATGTTCGGCAGAATTTTCAGAAACAATGCAAAAATGAGTGCCGCAGGAATTATCCAGATTTCTGCAGTAATGGGAAGCTGTGTTGCGGGTGGAGCATATCTCCCAATTATGAGCGACGAAGCCATGATTGTAGATAAAACCGGTTCTATTTTTCTAGCCGGAAGTTATCTGGTAAAAGCTGCAATCGGGGAATCTATTGATAATGAAACCTTAGGAGGAGCCACTACCCACTGCTCTATTTCAGGAGTAACAGACTATAAAGCTAAAGACGATAAAGACGCTCTAGATCGTATAAAAAACATCATGAAATCTGTTGGAACTTACGAAAAAGCAGGTTTCGACAGAATTGAAAGTTTTCCGCCAAAAGAAAAACCTGAAAATATTTTCGGAATCATGCCGGTATCCCGTGCAGAACAATATGATACTACGGATATTATTAAATGTCTTGTAGACAATTCTGAATTTGAAGAATATAAACCAGACTACGGAAAAAGCATTATTTGTGCAACAGCAAGAATTGATGGATGGTCTGTAGGAATTGTTGCCAACCAAAGAAAACTGGTAAAAAGCGGAAAAGGAGAAATGCAGTTCGGTGGTGTAATATATTCCGATTCTGCAGATAAAGCAACCCGATTTATCGCCAATTGTAACCAGAGAAAAATCCCTTTGGTATTTTTGCAGGATGTTACCGGTTTTATGGTGGGTTCAAAATCCGAACATGGCGGAATTATTAAGGACGGAGCCAAAATGGTAAATGCCGTTTCTAATTCTGTCGTTCCAAAATTTACTATTATTACAGGTAATTCTTACGGAGCAGGTAATTACGCAATGTGCGGTAAAGCCTACGATCCAAGATTAATTGTAGCTTGGCCATGGGCAGATCTTGCGGTAATGGGCGGTGCACAGGCTGCTAAAGTTTTAGCACAAATACAAGAATCTACTTTAAAGAAGCAAGGAAAAGAGATTTCCGCGGAAGAACATAAAGAAATTCTAGATACAATTTCAAAAAAATACCAGAAACAGACAGAAGCTACTTATGCTGCTGCAAGACTGTGGACAGATGCCATCATTAATCCTATTGACACCAGAAAATGGATTTCTATGGGAATAGAAGCAGCCGATCATTCTCCAATTACAGAGAAATTTAACTTAGGAGTTATTCAGGTTTAA
- a CDS encoding DMT family transporter, with protein MQKLALFRLHFIVFLWGFTAILGKLITANAPILVFYRMLFASIFLYVFLRFFKKESIKVSKKLFFQLAGVGFFMALHWYCFFYSIKVSNVSIALSCLSLSTLFASVLEPLVYKRKIDISEVIMGVVIVSCILLIFKTEFQYKEGIFFGILCAVFGTIFSVCNGKLFGKTSSGNIIFYEIFTGWFILMLFYVATGQIVEMNEINYRDLALIGLLASVFTAYPMFESIKLMKYISPFTLILTVNLEPVYGIILAFFIFEESENMSPVFYIASLVMILAILANAVIKNRKQKKLNKHQSI; from the coding sequence ATGCAGAAATTAGCACTTTTCAGATTACATTTTATTGTTTTTTTGTGGGGTTTCACCGCAATTTTAGGTAAACTGATTACCGCTAATGCACCCATTCTTGTATTTTACCGTATGCTTTTTGCGTCTATTTTTCTGTATGTTTTTCTTAGGTTTTTTAAGAAAGAAAGTATTAAGGTTTCAAAAAAGCTTTTTTTTCAGTTGGCAGGAGTGGGCTTTTTTATGGCACTGCACTGGTACTGCTTTTTTTATTCTATAAAAGTTTCTAATGTTTCTATTGCATTAAGCTGTCTTTCTCTTTCTACGCTTTTTGCGTCGGTTCTGGAACCTTTGGTGTATAAAAGAAAAATAGATATTTCTGAAGTTATAATGGGAGTCGTTATTGTTTCGTGCATTCTCTTAATTTTTAAAACTGAATTTCAATATAAAGAAGGAATATTTTTCGGAATATTATGTGCTGTTTTTGGGACAATTTTTTCGGTATGTAACGGAAAACTTTTTGGTAAAACCAGCTCTGGGAATATTATTTTTTATGAAATATTTACCGGCTGGTTCATATTAATGCTTTTTTATGTTGCTACAGGACAAATTGTTGAAATGAACGAAATAAACTATAGAGATTTGGCGTTAATAGGCTTATTGGCAAGTGTATTTACCGCTTATCCCATGTTTGAATCTATTAAGCTAATGAAATATATTTCGCCATTTACATTAATTTTAACAGTAAATTTGGAGCCGGTTTACGGAATTATATTAGCTTTTTTTATCTTTGAAGAATCAGAAAATATGAGTCCGGTATTTTATATTGCCTCTTTGGTCATGATTTTAGCAATATTAGCTAATGCTGTAATAAAAAACAGGAAACAGAAAAAACTTAATAAGCATCAATCTATATGA
- a CDS encoding putative type IX sorting system protein PorV2, with the protein MMKKYFLLLLTTVFATYQSQIIRKYSNEFLNIGAGARGIGMGGAVITNQDDVYSPMWNPAGLMSIQKDWQGAAMHAEYFESIAKYDYLAYAKVLETGVFGVSVVRLGVDNILNTTQLIDTEGNIDYDKITRFSQSDYAGIISYAFNPGGNPNLDVGINAKIVYRNVGKFANGYGFGFDIGAIYKLDNGWKIGGMLRDATTTVNFWNINQKELSTVVNGEEFNPAPKDKMELTMPKLNAGASKLFEINSSLYVLPEAGINVDFAKTAALLSTDFASITPYAGAELGYQKMIFVRLGVNRFQSITDIEDLKRKVSFQPSAGIGIRYRGLTLDYAISNSGIGGSNFYSNFFSLKLDMGEFRND; encoded by the coding sequence ATGATGAAAAAATACTTTTTATTATTGCTAACAACGGTTTTTGCGACCTACCAGTCACAGATTATCAGAAAATATTCCAACGAATTTTTAAATATCGGAGCTGGAGCAAGAGGAATAGGAATGGGTGGTGCAGTAATTACCAATCAGGATGATGTATATTCTCCGATGTGGAATCCTGCAGGGTTAATGTCTATTCAGAAAGATTGGCAGGGAGCAGCAATGCACGCAGAGTATTTTGAATCTATTGCCAAATACGATTACCTTGCATACGCTAAAGTTTTAGAAACAGGTGTTTTCGGAGTTTCTGTGGTGAGATTGGGTGTTGATAATATTCTTAATACCACCCAACTTATAGATACAGAAGGAAATATTGATTATGATAAAATAACAAGATTTTCTCAGTCGGACTATGCCGGGATTATTTCTTATGCCTTTAATCCGGGAGGTAATCCTAACTTAGATGTCGGGATTAATGCAAAAATTGTGTACAGAAATGTAGGGAAATTTGCCAATGGATATGGTTTTGGTTTTGATATCGGAGCCATCTATAAATTAGATAACGGCTGGAAAATAGGAGGTATGCTTCGCGATGCAACAACTACCGTCAACTTTTGGAACATCAACCAAAAAGAACTTTCTACGGTGGTAAATGGTGAAGAGTTTAACCCCGCTCCGAAAGATAAAATGGAACTTACAATGCCGAAACTTAACGCCGGAGCCAGTAAATTGTTTGAAATTAACAGCAGTCTTTATGTTTTACCTGAAGCCGGCATTAATGTAGATTTTGCGAAAACAGCGGCACTGCTTTCTACAGATTTTGCAAGCATAACACCTTATGCAGGAGCAGAACTGGGGTATCAGAAAATGATTTTTGTGAGATTGGGAGTTAACAGATTTCAGTCGATAACCGATATAGAAGATCTTAAAAGAAAAGTTTCTTTTCAGCCAAGTGCGGGTATTGGTATTAGATACAGAGGTCTTACTTTAGATTATGCTATCAGTAATTCAGGAATTGGAGGATCAAATTTTTATTCCAATTTCTTCTCTCTGAAACTGGATATGGGTGAATTTAGAAACGATTAA